From Shewanella psychrophila, a single genomic window includes:
- a CDS encoding cytochrome c biogenesis CcdA family protein produces the protein MDTFAIPLAFAAGILSLLSPCVLPMIPVVASSAMRSSRKGIITLALGLSLSFAFAGTVLTFALISLGLSPEVLRYFSATLLLLIAAAILIPKAGGWLTLKLSMLTSRLPNHQADGEGVMTQFAVGASLGLVWLPCVGPTLGAAIALASTGQSMGSAFIIMLAFGIGTAIPLIGFSLLMKNSLGKWISGGAVAKKVMGLSLIILSLTIFTGFDRTLEALALEIMPEWLYNI, from the coding sequence ATGGATACCTTTGCCATCCCACTGGCGTTTGCCGCAGGCATACTAAGCCTATTGTCGCCCTGTGTATTACCCATGATCCCAGTCGTTGCAAGCTCGGCAATGCGCAGTTCACGCAAGGGCATAATTACCTTAGCGTTAGGGCTAAGCCTGTCTTTTGCGTTTGCTGGAACGGTACTCACCTTCGCGCTGATTAGCTTAGGGCTATCGCCAGAGGTATTGCGTTACTTCTCGGCGACTTTACTCCTGTTAATTGCCGCAGCCATTTTAATCCCGAAAGCCGGAGGCTGGCTCACCCTAAAGCTGTCGATGCTCACCAGCCGACTGCCCAACCATCAAGCGGATGGCGAAGGTGTAATGACCCAGTTCGCCGTTGGCGCATCGCTCGGTCTAGTGTGGTTGCCCTGTGTTGGCCCAACGTTAGGGGCAGCTATCGCCCTTGCATCGACAGGACAAAGTATGGGCTCAGCTTTCATCATTATGCTGGCTTTTGGTATCGGTACCGCCATTCCCCTGATTGGTTTCAGCTTGTTAATGAAGAACTCACTGGGTAAATGGATCAGTGGTGGCGCAGTAGCCAAAAAAGTAATGGGGCTGTCTTTAATCATTTTGTCATTGACCATTTTCACAGGCTTTGACCGCACATTAGAAGCATTAGCACTCGAAATTATGCCCGAGTGGCTCTACAACATATAA
- a CDS encoding winged helix-turn-helix domain-containing protein, with the protein MHENMQLTASSDVIYEIDNRLIFDPANQQLIIKGVKVELGHNETALFSLLIESHFEIVTRETILETVWKGRGLVVDETSVSQTVSHLRKHLADDAKGQRIIKTVPKIGYCIAKTCQIKQQSKSDLSQKDTFNKSTRQYIASLFFSISCLLVIYFVAASKASLPPKLIDNNYFSSNKIKVQQSASLKIPKKLDPLITKCLLKLEEKQNFSQGRVIINIVRESSVISFSLMTIDSSHTFTVVINPSIKLIENICTEK; encoded by the coding sequence ATGCATGAGAATATGCAACTCACAGCATCTAGCGATGTAATCTACGAAATAGATAATAGACTCATTTTTGACCCGGCAAACCAACAGCTAATTATTAAGGGGGTTAAAGTTGAGCTTGGCCACAATGAGACAGCATTATTCAGCCTGTTGATAGAAAGCCATTTCGAGATAGTTACGAGAGAAACCATTTTAGAAACAGTGTGGAAAGGACGAGGATTGGTCGTTGATGAGACCAGTGTAAGTCAAACAGTATCTCACCTGAGGAAACATTTAGCCGATGATGCAAAGGGACAACGGATAATAAAAACGGTTCCTAAAATTGGCTACTGTATAGCGAAAACCTGTCAAATAAAACAACAATCAAAATCTGATTTGAGTCAAAAAGACACTTTTAACAAAAGTACTCGTCAATATATAGCTAGTTTATTTTTTAGCATATCTTGTTTACTCGTAATATATTTTGTAGCAGCAAGCAAGGCTTCACTTCCACCTAAATTAATTGATAATAACTATTTTTCATCAAATAAAATTAAAGTTCAACAATCAGCAAGCTTGAAAATACCAAAAAAACTTGACCCCTTGATTACTAAATGTTTACTGAAATTAGAAGAAAAACAGAACTTTTCACAAGGCAGAGTAATAATAAATATTGTTAGAGAAAGTAGTGTTATCTCCTTCTCCTTGATGACAATAGATAGTTCACATACTTTCACTGTGGTAATTAACCCATCAATTAAACTAATCGAGAACATATGCACAGAAAAATAA
- a CDS encoding RidA family protein: MNKIWSPDNIAPPAARYHHCAHVPANCSWLHIAGQLGIDLDGQLGEGIEQQVLYAWQNIEGVLQANQMSREDIVSVRVYLTDREDLSGYRAAMQQLFNGHSQVLPVTLLFVAGLFSEDWKVEIEVQAAKS, translated from the coding sequence ATGAATAAAATTTGGAGCCCCGATAATATCGCACCACCCGCAGCAAGATACCATCACTGTGCCCATGTACCTGCCAATTGTAGTTGGCTGCATATCGCAGGCCAGCTAGGGATCGATCTTGATGGTCAGCTAGGGGAAGGGATAGAGCAACAGGTTCTGTATGCCTGGCAAAATATAGAGGGGGTGCTGCAAGCTAACCAGATGTCACGGGAGGATATAGTCAGTGTTAGGGTCTATCTAACTGATAGAGAGGATCTTAGTGGGTATCGAGCGGCAATGCAGCAGCTCTTTAATGGCCACTCTCAGGTACTTCCGGTGACGTTACTGTTTGTGGCAGGTCTTTTTTCAGAGGATTGGAAGGTAGAGATAGAGGTACAAGCAGCTAAGTCTTGA
- the istA gene encoding IS21 family transposase, with amino-acid sequence MPTESISMRKLKEILRLKYQAELSHRKIGVSLSLSPGTVSTYINRAKLMGIESWPLPTHWDDVKLNKQFIQTKIKPRTAIPLPNWLMFHPQLKKKGVTKQLLWQEYIERNPDNHYSYPQMCRIYKDWLSRQQPSMRQVHQYGEKLFIDYCGPTLPITDPETGERHGAQIFVAVMGGSNYTFAEATSSQKLEDWVMSHVRAFQFFGAVPDIIVPDNLRSATTRACKYDPDLNPTYQQLAAHYNVAIIPARPLRPKDKAKAENGVLIVERWIMAVLRHETFYSLMQLNLRISELLIRLNTKKFQKLPGNRVSEYHTHELPAMRPLPLIDYQYTFIKKVRVNVDYHVEVNQHYYSVPYGLLRQKIEAHVSDKMVKMYHQNQLVAQHLRAQRIGGYSTLVEHMPKSHQDYATWTPERLKEWAGKLGDAVLQWVEHKLASHLHPQQSGKVCFGLLSLSKHYPQSRLNAACQRALDTGCYRLENIKIILKKNLDKAVCEAEPIDRLAGIKHDNVRGQGYYH; translated from the coding sequence ATGCCGACTGAGTCAATTTCAATGCGAAAACTAAAAGAAATACTTCGACTAAAATACCAAGCAGAATTATCTCACCGTAAGATTGGCGTGAGCCTGTCGCTCTCTCCTGGGACGGTCTCAACCTATATTAACCGCGCCAAGTTGATGGGAATTGAAAGCTGGCCGTTGCCTACTCACTGGGATGACGTCAAGCTCAACAAACAATTTATACAAACAAAAATTAAGCCTAGAACGGCCATTCCTTTGCCCAATTGGTTGATGTTTCACCCTCAGTTGAAGAAAAAGGGCGTCACTAAGCAGCTATTGTGGCAAGAATACATCGAACGAAACCCTGATAATCATTACAGCTATCCGCAGATGTGTCGTATTTACAAGGATTGGTTGTCAAGACAACAACCTTCCATGCGTCAAGTTCATCAGTATGGCGAGAAATTGTTTATCGACTATTGTGGCCCAACACTCCCCATTACTGACCCAGAGACAGGAGAGCGCCATGGGGCACAAATCTTTGTGGCGGTAATGGGAGGGTCAAATTATACGTTTGCGGAGGCCACATCCTCTCAAAAACTGGAAGACTGGGTAATGAGCCATGTCCGAGCTTTTCAGTTCTTCGGTGCAGTCCCTGATATTATCGTGCCAGATAACTTACGCTCAGCCACCACCCGCGCTTGTAAGTATGACCCAGACCTTAACCCCACTTATCAGCAGCTTGCAGCGCATTACAACGTGGCTATTATTCCAGCAAGGCCCTTGCGACCAAAGGATAAAGCCAAAGCTGAAAATGGGGTGCTGATTGTCGAGCGCTGGATAATGGCGGTATTACGTCATGAGACTTTCTACAGTTTAATGCAATTGAATCTGCGTATTAGTGAGTTATTGATACGACTGAACACCAAGAAGTTTCAAAAACTCCCAGGCAATAGAGTGAGTGAATATCACACCCATGAGCTACCAGCCATGAGGCCTTTGCCTTTGATAGATTACCAATACACATTTATCAAAAAGGTGAGGGTCAATGTTGATTATCATGTTGAAGTTAATCAGCATTATTACTCAGTACCCTATGGGTTGCTTAGGCAGAAAATTGAGGCGCATGTGAGTGACAAGATGGTCAAGATGTACCACCAGAACCAACTTGTCGCTCAACATCTGCGGGCTCAGCGTATTGGTGGGTACAGCACTCTCGTTGAGCACATGCCTAAATCTCATCAAGACTATGCAACATGGACACCCGAGCGGTTAAAGGAATGGGCAGGTAAGCTAGGAGATGCTGTCTTACAATGGGTAGAGCACAAGCTAGCCAGTCATCTTCATCCTCAACAAAGTGGCAAAGTCTGCTTTGGCTTACTCAGTCTCAGTAAACACTATCCCCAATCTCGTCTCAATGCCGCTTGTCAACGGGCCTTAGACACCGGTTGCTATCGGCTGGAAAACATAAAAATAATCCTAAAGAAAAATCTAGACAAAGCGGTCTGCGAAGCAGAGCCCATCGATAGGCTTGCAGGCATTAAACATGACAATGTCCGTGGCCAAGGTTACTACCATTAA
- a CDS encoding YdcH family protein, producing the protein MLNENHALIFDFPEYKQDIVYLNYKDEAFTKLSKQYHLLDYDIRQLEIDGSPTDDEHMHQLKLQRANLKDVLFQQLKAHHDTPVSTS; encoded by the coding sequence ATGCTAAATGAGAATCACGCGCTTATTTTCGACTTCCCAGAATATAAACAAGACATTGTTTATTTGAATTATAAAGACGAAGCATTCACCAAATTATCCAAGCAATATCACCTCCTAGATTATGATATTCGTCAGCTAGAAATTGACGGTAGTCCAACCGATGACGAGCATATGCACCAGCTAAAATTACAACGAGCGAACTTAAAAGACGTCCTGTTCCAACAGTTGAAAGCTCACCACGACACCCCAGTTTCAACAAGCTAG
- a CDS encoding IS110 family transposase gives MNPDNLLNQLTLGVDTHLDIHVAVLLNGVGRLISTKEFPVNHDGYKSVLKWALSFGQLVSAGLEGTGTYGAGLCQYLLENNVEVYEVNRPNRAKRRLIGKSDPTDAENAARSVLAQESRAVPKSHDGLVEALRYLLVARRSAIKARTQSINQIRALLVSAPHDVREGYLVPSTHKCISLCSNIISLGESVLLQTLAQMLKLLASRWLSLSEELKLIDKRLKKLTKSAAGNLITQYGVGPYVAATLLVTAGGNPERLRKEASFAALCGVNPLEASSGKKQRHRLNRGGSREANNALWTVALIRMRSDARTIQYTEKRTTEGLTVKEIQRCLKRYIVRELFPIICRDLANSRRVLT, from the coding sequence ATGAACCCTGATAATTTACTCAATCAATTAACGCTTGGTGTAGATACTCATCTTGATATTCATGTGGCTGTCTTGCTCAATGGGGTTGGAAGGCTTATTTCAACTAAAGAGTTTCCAGTCAATCATGACGGCTATAAATCTGTGCTCAAATGGGCGTTATCTTTTGGTCAGTTAGTATCAGCAGGCTTAGAAGGTACAGGCACTTATGGTGCAGGTTTATGCCAGTATTTGCTTGAAAATAATGTGGAAGTATATGAAGTTAATCGGCCTAATCGTGCCAAAAGGCGGCTAATAGGGAAGTCCGATCCAACCGATGCTGAAAATGCTGCACGCTCTGTTTTGGCTCAGGAGTCGAGAGCTGTGCCTAAAAGTCACGATGGTTTGGTCGAAGCACTCCGATACCTGCTTGTCGCTAGGCGAAGTGCAATTAAAGCAAGAACACAATCGATTAACCAAATACGAGCATTGCTTGTGAGTGCTCCTCACGATGTTAGAGAGGGATATTTAGTCCCTTCGACTCATAAATGTATTTCACTGTGCAGCAATATCATATCACTTGGTGAGTCAGTACTTTTACAAACCCTGGCTCAGATGTTGAAACTGCTTGCCTCTCGATGGCTGAGTTTAAGTGAAGAGCTAAAACTAATAGACAAACGGCTAAAAAAACTAACAAAATCAGCAGCAGGCAATTTGATTACTCAATATGGTGTTGGCCCTTATGTTGCGGCTACTTTGTTGGTAACCGCAGGAGGCAATCCCGAACGCTTAAGAAAAGAAGCATCCTTTGCCGCCTTGTGTGGTGTTAATCCCTTAGAGGCTTCTTCAGGTAAAAAACAGCGCCATAGATTAAATCGAGGGGGCTCACGAGAGGCCAATAATGCACTATGGACTGTAGCGTTGATTAGGATGAGAAGTGACGCTCGAACGATACAATATACAGAGAAAAGAACAACAGAAGGGCTAACGGTTAAAGAAATTCAGCGATGTTTGAAACGATATATTGTCAGAGAATTATTTCCGATTATATGTCGAGATCTAGCGAATTCTCGACGGGTGTTGACATAG
- a CDS encoding LysR family transcriptional regulator — protein sequence MSLDLNLLKTLTVLLKVKSVTLTAEHLNTSQPNVSRTLKKLKEHFNDRLIVKGSYGLELTEKAYNLEKKLLPLMNELKSLLNEEKLFVPMKCKEKVVISLNSNIAHWLIPVLSPILSKEAPGMKFIYKDWTKTSKNEIEEGSVHMGLNYSPLELPKHFRQKVCGTEYFVGVCRHDHPKCDTPFTVNDLATYPLAIHEIIDFNDKTLLMDEYYKKFKIKPNIQLRSTHLSLILHSLSQTDMVLPTSMYLSKTLNNDFRVVEIDKSFHERHKEITMISRVKGCNSPMYIWLSNLITDAIKTIEKNTNHSDFVAKISS from the coding sequence ATGTCGTTAGATCTAAATTTATTAAAAACATTAACTGTTCTTTTGAAAGTTAAAAGTGTCACATTAACTGCAGAACATTTAAACACTAGCCAACCAAACGTTAGTCGCACTCTGAAAAAATTGAAAGAGCATTTCAATGATCGGTTAATAGTCAAAGGATCCTATGGCCTAGAGCTTACTGAAAAGGCCTATAATCTTGAAAAGAAATTATTACCGTTAATGAATGAGTTGAAAAGCTTACTAAATGAAGAGAAGTTATTTGTACCAATGAAGTGCAAAGAAAAAGTAGTGATATCCCTAAATTCTAACATAGCTCATTGGTTAATACCCGTTTTATCTCCGATTCTGTCAAAAGAAGCACCTGGTATGAAATTTATATATAAGGATTGGACCAAAACATCTAAAAATGAAATTGAAGAAGGATCTGTCCACATGGGTCTTAATTATTCTCCTTTAGAACTCCCTAAACATTTTAGACAAAAGGTATGTGGAACAGAATATTTTGTAGGTGTTTGCAGGCATGACCATCCTAAATGCGATACTCCATTTACAGTAAATGACTTAGCCACTTACCCCTTAGCTATCCATGAAATAATTGATTTCAACGATAAAACCCTTTTAATGGATGAATATTATAAAAAGTTTAAAATTAAGCCAAACATACAACTACGAAGTACACATTTAAGCTTGATTTTACATAGCCTTTCTCAAACCGATATGGTTCTGCCTACTTCTATGTATCTGAGTAAAACATTAAATAACGATTTTCGTGTTGTCGAAATAGATAAAAGCTTTCATGAACGACATAAAGAAATAACGATGATTAGTAGAGTGAAGGGATGTAACAGTCCTATGTATATTTGGCTTAGTAACTTAATAACGGATGCAATAAAAACGATTGAAAAGAATACAAACCATAGTGACTTTGTTGCTAAGATTAGTTCTTGA
- the istB gene encoding IS21-like element helper ATPase IstB — MNAVLIQQLADLRLSAVIENLTLQEAQPHLYNELSFHERLSLLLAQELTTREQRKIDRLVKQAKLRLAAHPTQIDYRASRGIEKSTISSLLEGHWLKHHQNLIFTGATGCGKTYLGCAIGHYFCQQGIAVRYFRMKGLQEMLSQAHGDGSYPRFLTQLNKTPILILDDWGMEILTTQDRSDLLDIIDARHQQGSLLIMSQLPVSKWHESIGEATYADAIMDRLIHCSLRFELQGESMRKKITDLTELA; from the coding sequence ATGAATGCAGTGTTAATACAACAGCTTGCTGACTTACGCTTAAGTGCAGTGATAGAGAATTTAACCCTTCAAGAAGCACAGCCTCACTTATATAACGAACTGAGTTTCCATGAGCGGTTATCACTTTTGCTGGCACAGGAGTTAACGACCCGGGAACAACGAAAAATAGACCGTTTAGTTAAGCAAGCAAAACTGAGATTAGCAGCTCACCCGACTCAAATAGATTACCGAGCCAGTCGTGGGATAGAAAAGTCGACCATCAGTAGTCTGCTTGAAGGTCATTGGCTTAAACACCATCAGAACCTCATCTTTACTGGCGCGACAGGGTGTGGAAAAACCTACTTAGGGTGCGCCATAGGGCATTATTTTTGCCAGCAGGGCATCGCGGTACGTTATTTTAGAATGAAAGGATTACAGGAGATGCTTAGTCAGGCTCACGGTGATGGCAGCTATCCACGGTTTCTCACTCAATTAAACAAAACGCCCATCCTGATTTTAGATGATTGGGGAATGGAGATATTAACGACTCAGGATCGCAGCGATTTACTCGACATCATTGATGCGAGGCATCAACAAGGCTCTTTGCTCATAATGAGTCAGCTCCCTGTGAGTAAGTGGCATGAATCAATCGGAGAAGCGACCTATGCTGATGCGATTATGGACAGGTTAATACACTGTTCTCTGCGGTTTGAACTACAGGGAGAATCAATGCGAAAAAAGATAACAGACTTGACTGAATTAGCGTGA
- a CDS encoding IS4 family transposase — translation MINKALIHNHIDELFGHDMHAKRVTSLANAAHGVIEKGSLAIHAIGAGLAQANKLKRKSAIKQVDRLLSNTKLNVWQLLDSWGPYIIGARKEIVVSLDWTEFDSDDHSTIVLSMQTTHGRNTPLLWKTHRKHALKGNRNNHEDELLVKLRSIVAEDVKVTIVADRGFSDTALFNFIEHELGFDFIIRIKANIKVTDAVGELFPVKDWLLPSGITRTLKDVQITGNKQAVARVICTKKKGMKEAWYLASSRRDLVSSKMLTLYGKRWGIETTFRDIKDYRFGMGMSATYTRSPVRRDRLFLLSALAIGLLTLLGKAGEDADLEKTIKANTSKTRSYSLFRQGCIYYELLPTMREEWAEPLMDNFYRYLKNQPIYRSIFGII, via the coding sequence ATGATAAATAAAGCCCTTATTCATAATCACATCGATGAACTCTTTGGCCATGACATGCATGCTAAAAGGGTCACCTCACTTGCTAATGCCGCTCACGGAGTGATTGAAAAGGGGTCACTCGCTATTCATGCCATTGGCGCTGGCTTAGCCCAAGCCAATAAACTTAAGCGTAAGTCTGCTATTAAACAAGTAGACCGATTACTCAGTAATACAAAGTTAAACGTCTGGCAATTACTGGACTCCTGGGGGCCTTATATTATCGGTGCACGCAAAGAGATAGTGGTCTCTCTCGATTGGACTGAATTTGATTCAGACGACCATTCAACCATCGTACTGAGTATGCAAACAACCCATGGACGTAACACGCCACTGCTATGGAAAACCCATCGTAAACATGCTTTAAAAGGTAATAGAAACAACCATGAAGATGAGTTGTTGGTTAAGTTAAGGTCGATCGTTGCAGAGGATGTTAAAGTGACAATTGTTGCTGATAGAGGCTTTAGTGATACGGCACTATTTAACTTCATTGAACATGAGCTGGGTTTTGACTTCATCATTAGAATTAAGGCTAATATCAAAGTCACCGATGCGGTAGGAGAGCTGTTTCCAGTAAAGGACTGGCTATTACCCAGCGGCATAACAAGAACCCTTAAGGACGTTCAAATAACGGGTAATAAGCAAGCAGTCGCTCGGGTCATTTGCACCAAGAAAAAAGGCATGAAAGAAGCTTGGTATTTAGCATCAAGTCGACGTGACCTAGTGAGTAGCAAGATGTTGACTTTATATGGGAAACGTTGGGGGATAGAGACGACTTTTCGTGACATTAAAGACTATCGTTTTGGCATGGGGATGAGTGCCACCTACACGCGTTCCCCGGTACGTAGAGACCGGTTGTTTTTGCTAAGCGCCTTGGCGATAGGCTTGCTGACGCTACTAGGAAAAGCGGGCGAGGATGCTGACTTGGAAAAGACAATAAAGGCAAATACCAGTAAAACTCGCTCATACTCTCTGTTTCGCCAAGGTTGTATTTACTATGAACTGTTACCCACGATGCGAGAAGAGTGGGCAGAACCTCTAATGGATAATTTTTATCGTTACCTTAAAAACCAGCCTATTTACCGTTCAATTTTCGGGATTATTTAA
- a CDS encoding thioredoxin family protein codes for MTLFRSLKLATVTLATSLILSLSAHASNFEKIPFEKTLFDQLQSQGNTVLIDVFAPWCPTCKKQQEVIGDYFAAHPDSEIKVLVVDFDEQPQWVKFFKAPRQSSLYLYKNGEQLWFSVAETREQKIFSALNSVSM; via the coding sequence ATGACATTATTTCGTTCCCTCAAACTGGCCACTGTTACCTTGGCAACTTCGTTAATATTAAGCCTTTCGGCTCACGCCAGTAATTTCGAAAAGATCCCATTCGAAAAGACACTATTTGACCAACTTCAATCTCAAGGCAATACCGTACTTATCGATGTATTTGCTCCTTGGTGCCCAACATGTAAGAAACAACAGGAGGTTATCGGCGACTATTTTGCAGCTCACCCCGATAGTGAGATAAAGGTGCTTGTGGTTGACTTTGATGAACAACCCCAATGGGTAAAGTTCTTTAAGGCACCACGCCAGTCAAGCCTGTATTTATACAAAAATGGCGAGCAGCTTTGGTTCAGTGTGGCCGAAACCCGTGAGCAAAAAATCTTTTCCGCTTTGAATTCAGTGAGTATGTAA
- a CDS encoding prepilin peptidase — translation MVIAMVASCLISFFQLLFYRMKSGFNLFDALFTPSHCENCQSKINVFFLIPIFGFFISKGKCRHCNLSIPLKYIMAELFVFIISFCASIKFIDLCLFGIDCTL, via the coding sequence ATGGTTATTGCCATGGTTGCCAGCTGTCTGATTAGCTTTTTCCAACTTTTATTCTATAGAATGAAATCTGGTTTTAATTTATTCGATGCTTTATTTACACCTTCGCATTGTGAAAACTGTCAGAGTAAAATAAATGTATTTTTTTTGATACCTATTTTTGGTTTTTTTATATCTAAAGGTAAGTGTAGGCATTGTAATTTATCTATACCCCTAAAGTATATTATGGCTGAACTTTTTGTTTTTATTATTTCATTTTGTGCATCAATTAAGTTTATCGATCTATGTTTATTCGGAATTGATTGCACCTTATAG
- a CDS encoding EAL domain-containing protein, translated as MSNKKSILNRLYAGIERNAFEPYFQPIIDCHSGKTVGVEVLVRLKESENIISPDEFIKTAETSGLIIPITELILGKAIRLLHT; from the coding sequence ATGTCAAATAAAAAATCAATCTTAAATCGTCTCTACGCAGGTATTGAAAGAAATGCTTTCGAGCCTTACTTCCAACCAATCATTGACTGTCATTCTGGTAAAACCGTTGGTGTAGAGGTCTTAGTCAGGTTAAAGGAAAGTGAAAATATTATCAGTCCTGATGAATTTATTAAAACTGCTGAGACTAGTGGACTAATAATACCGATAACGGAACTTATTCTAGGAAAAGCGATAAGATTATTACACACTTGA
- a CDS encoding EAL domain-containing protein, with translation MNLVPCHLINRQFFDFIQMHIKNGLIKANTIKFEITERLPIKNFILTSKYLGMFYELGVTSVIDDIGTGYGTFLYLNELGARGIKIDKYFIDTINSNGGTKILDAIINLANNLELEIIAEGVETDTQQTYLLKRGVYLQQGYLFSQPLNAESFRRKIVISNIKRDNVENNTANKTVTLNLLGSKTNTHSLVL, from the coding sequence ATCAATCTAGTCCCTTGCCATTTGATCAACCGCCAATTTTTCGACTTTATACAAATGCATATAAAAAACGGATTAATAAAGGCAAACACAATTAAATTTGAGATAACAGAAAGATTACCTATAAAAAACTTTATACTTACAAGTAAATATTTGGGTATGTTTTACGAATTGGGGGTCACCTCTGTTATTGATGACATTGGTACAGGTTACGGCACGTTTTTATATTTAAATGAACTAGGTGCCAGAGGCATAAAAATTGATAAATATTTTATTGACACCATCAATTCTAATGGGGGAACTAAAATTTTAGATGCGATAATAAATTTAGCTAATAATTTAGAACTAGAAATAATTGCAGAAGGCGTTGAAACTGACACACAACAGACTTATCTACTCAAACGCGGTGTGTACCTACAACAAGGTTACTTATTTAGCCAACCACTCAATGCCGAATCTTTTAGGCGAAAAATCGTAATATCTAATATCAAGAGAGACAATGTAGAAAACAACACAGCCAATAAAACTGTTACATTGAATTTATTAGGTAGTAAAACCAATACTCACAGTTTAGTATTATGA
- a CDS encoding haloacid dehalogenase type II — protein MKLTRSAIMLLGLTTLPSMASTTEKSINTPQVLPKVIFFDVNETLLDLDNVAKSVTQALEGRDDLVNSWFTTMLHYSLVSNAIGEYHHFGDIGVAALQLVAKQNGIALSQSEANQAIQAPFRDLQPHLDVIKGLKQLQAQGIKLVTLTNSSDAGIESQLKNAHLTQYFDDSLTVQHLQVFKPDLRVYRWALEQMQVEADEAMLIAAHTWDIAGAAKVGMQTGFIQRPGQYQFALAEKADYVAADLIKLSEQVLANQP, from the coding sequence ATGAAACTTACTCGTTCCGCCATTATGCTCCTCGGCTTAACAACACTGCCCTCAATGGCTAGTACCACAGAGAAATCCATTAATACGCCTCAGGTTTTACCCAAAGTTATTTTCTTCGACGTTAACGAAACACTGCTGGATTTAGATAACGTGGCTAAGTCTGTCACCCAAGCATTAGAGGGCCGTGACGATTTGGTGAATAGCTGGTTTACTACTATGCTGCATTACTCCTTGGTGAGTAATGCTATTGGTGAATATCATCACTTCGGTGACATCGGCGTTGCAGCATTACAATTAGTCGCTAAGCAAAATGGCATAGCCTTATCTCAATCTGAAGCTAATCAAGCAATTCAAGCACCATTTCGCGACTTACAACCTCATCTTGATGTCATTAAAGGCCTTAAGCAGCTACAAGCTCAGGGCATCAAACTGGTTACCCTAACTAACTCTTCAGATGCAGGCATAGAGAGTCAATTGAAAAATGCCCATTTAACCCAGTACTTTGACGACTCACTAACTGTGCAACACCTTCAAGTGTTTAAGCCAGATTTACGCGTGTATCGGTGGGCGCTTGAACAGATGCAGGTCGAAGCAGATGAAGCTATGCTCATCGCCGCCCATACATGGGACATAGCCGGTGCGGCCAAAGTTGGTATGCAAACGGGCTTTATTCAGCGCCCAGGTCAATATCAGTTCGCGTTAGCAGAAAAAGCTGATTATGTGGCTGCAGATTTAATTAAGCTGTCGGAGCAAGTGTTAGCCAATCAGCCTTGA